The Theropithecus gelada isolate Dixy chromosome X, Tgel_1.0, whole genome shotgun sequence genome includes a window with the following:
- the FATE1 gene encoding fetal and adult testis-expressed transcript protein encodes MAGGPPNTKAEMEMSLTEELNHGRQGQNQEHLVIAEMMEHGSRSLGASQKRQKLEQKAAGSASAKRVWNMTATRSKKMGSQLPMPRMLRESGHGDAHLQEYPGNFQGMRFHYDRNPGTDAVAQTSLEELNVLEMEVMRRQLYAVNRRLRALEEQGATWRQRETLIIAMLVSASIANLWLWMNQ; translated from the exons ATGGCAGGAGGCCCTCCCAACACCAAGGCAGAGATGGAAATGTCCCTGACAGAAGAACTGAATCATGGACGCCAAGGGCAAAACCAAGAGCACCTGGTGATAGCGG AAATGATGGAGCATGGATCTCGGTCCCTGGGTGCCTCCCAgaagaggcagaagttggaacaaaAAGCTGCTGGCTCTGCTTCAGCGAAACGAGTTTGGAATATGACTGCCACCCGATCCAAGAAAATG GGGTCCCAGCTGCCAATGCCCAGAATGCTGAGAGAATCAGGCCATGGGGATGCCCATCTCCAGGAGTACCCTGGCAATTTCCAAGGCATGCGTTTCCATTATGATCG CAACCCAGGTACAGATGCAGTGGCACAGACTAGCCTGGAAGAGCTCAATGTACTGGAGATGGAAGTCATGAGAAGACAG CTATATGCAGTCAACCGGCGTCTGCGCGCCCTGGAGGAGCAGGGCGCCACCTGGCGCCAGAGGGAGACCCTGATCATCGCCATGCTGGTGTCAGCCAGCATAGCCAACCTGTGGCTGTGGATGAACCAGTGA